From the Paenibacillus sp. MMS20-IR301 genome, the window CTGCTGCTGAATGATGATATTCCGCTCGTAACCATTACAGGGAAGGCCGGTACAGGGAAGACACTGCTGGCGCTTGCCGCCGGGCTGTTCAAGGTTGAAGATGAGCATAAGTACAAAAAGCTGCTGATTGCCCGTCCGGTTGTTCCGATGGGGAAGGATATCGGATATCTGCCGGGTGAGAAGGATGAGAAGCTCCGTCCGTGGATGCAGCCGATTTATGATAATCTCGAGTTCCTGTTTGATACCAAAAAAGCAGGGGACATTGATAAAATACTGATGGGCCTCGGAAGCATCCAGGTGGAGGCGCTCACCTACATCCGCGGACGCTCCATTCCGTCGCAGTTCATTATTATTGATGAAGCACAGAATCTGTCCCGCCATGAGGTGAAGACGATTGTCTCCCGGGCCGGTGAGGGCAGTAAGGTTATCCTGATGGGTGACCCGGAGCAGATCGACCATCCTTATCTGGATGCGGCGAGCAACGGGCTTAGCTATATTGTTGAGAAATTTAAGGCACAGGGCATCAGCGGCCATATCACACTTGAAAAAGGTGAACGTTCGCATCTGGCTCAGCTGGCTGCGGATTTGCTGTAGCAGCTCCAAGGGTTGGATACACATTTTTTTATCACTGCAGCCCGAAAAATCAACTTACAGAACCCGCTCTTCAATCGGCAGTCCGCCGGTTAATAAGCACAATCACGGCCGGGAGATGACCACTCCCGGCTTTTGTCTGCCCCGCTCCGGAACGGCAGGGAGGTCAGGCTGTAAGAGCTGAGCCGATATGGCGGGAGCACCGGAGGGGAATTTTGGAACTGGAGGAGCGGGAGCGTCCGCCTTTGTCTCCGGATTTCAACCGCGCACAGCGGTCCAATTGAAGAAATCTGGAGACAACAGCGGCCGGAAGTCCAAATATTCACCGCAGGTGCGAATACCGCCCAACCGGCGGCCCGTTCTTCAAACGATTCACCTCACAACGTTCACACCTATATAATAGAAAGAGAACGGTTTCACAAACGCAGACAACGGCCTATATGTCTGCTAAAATGAGGAAGATAAGGCTAGAGGAGGAGAGAGCACGTGCTGAGACGCAAAAACTATTGGCTGCTGTTTGCCGTTCTGCTGCTGTCGCTGACAAGCTTGTCGCCCAGCATGGAGCTGGATACGGATGACCGGGGCTATCCCCCCAGACAGCCTCTGGACCAATCGGAGCGTCCCCCATCCGGTGAGCAGGGGGATAACCAAAGCCTGAGCATCCGCGTATCGCTCAGCACCGGTGAATTCAATGTGCTGAAACGGATCAGCAGCAATTATACGTTGTCCAGCGGAGTGAATGTGCTGCTTACAAATGTGGATACCGAAACAGGCGCGGCCCAGCTGCAGGAGGAGCTGACTGTCGGGGAAAGCCCGGATATTGTGATGCTGGACGGCCACAGCATTTATGATCTGGCCTCGCGCGGGTATCTGCTGCCTGTAGATATCTATCAGAGTGTTCCTGGAAGTACGCCGCTGACGATGCTGCTCCCGCAGATGCAATGGAACGGATATGATTGGGGAGTTCCGCTGGATATTGATCCCTATGTGCTGGTATATTCACCGCAGCGGCTTGCCGAGCTGGGGCTTGCAGCAGCGCCTTCCAGTCTGGAAGAGTGGAGAGAGCTGCTCGGGCGGCTGCAGGCTGAGGAAGCAGGGGGCAGCTATCTGCTGGCAATGGATACAAGGAATCCGTACGGATATGCTGCTGTACTGCAAAGTATGGGCGGCGGATTGCTGGACACTACACAGGAAGAGGCGCTTTGGACAGAGGCTGCGCGGGGATTCTTTTATCTGACCAGCCGCTTCAACGGGGAGATATGGGACATGCTGCAGGACGGCAAGCTGGCAGTAGCTGCGGTGCCGCTCTCCGAATGGAAGGTGCACGGGAATTCGACGCTGGCTGTGCAGGCGCCGCAGGAACGGGAGGGAGCGAGGATTGATGAAACGGTCAACAGCCGTTTTCTTGCACTGCCGGCCCAATCCGGGAGTCCGGAAGCAGCAGTTAAATGGCTCGCTTATGTGACTTCCAGCTCGGCGCAGCTGGAATGGCTGGAGAATACGGACCGCCTCCCGGCACTGGATGAGCTGTACCGCTCGGGCCTGCCGCAAATTACCCGGCTTCCGTTTGATTACGGAGTATTCCTGAGAGACGAAGATACCCCCGGGAGTGAACCCGGAGGTATCTGGAGCCGGTCAGCGGCAGCGGCAATGCTGCTGCTGACCGGCAAAGTGGATGCCGCCGGCTATGAAGCAGCCCTTGCCGGGACATCAGAATGAGAGGGACAGCTTCACATGGAGCACACCGTCCATGCTGGATACTTCAGTAGCACGCAGGAAGGAGACGATTTTCGCCGGATAAAAGCCGAGATCGAATTCTTCCTCCAGCTCCTGCCGGGTTGTATCCGGCAGCTGTAATCCGTTAAATACAATACTGTCCACATGAAAGATCAGGCCGTTAACCGGCTCGTCTTGAATCGTATAATGGCCAGTGAGACTCAGCGACAGGCCTCCGCTTTTGCCGCTGGCCGTAATCTCGTTATCCTTGAACGCAAAGCCGAAATCCTTGAACAGCTTATTCTGTGAAACCAGAAATTCATTCAAATCCTCTTGGCTCAGGGCAAGATTGTAAGTCATCCCCTTGCGCACCAGCACTCCGTCACGATTCTGCACAAACTGCGGCAGATGCTTCATCGCGGACGATAACGCTTTGAAATAAGTGCGCACCTCGTGAATCCCGATGTTCTCCCAATATTTACTGAACTCCTCCAGCAGCAGCCCCATACGTTCCGGATCGGTACTGGCCCGAATGCCCCCTTCAATCTGCTCATTTAGGGCAAGCACACGTTTCTGCTGCTCTTCCAGCGCTGTTTTGAGCTCTGCAAGCTCGGCAGAGCTGCGTTCGGCAGCTGTAAGTGTAGCCTTCAGTTCTTTATATTGTGCCTCATACGCCGATAGCGTTTCCTTGTCGCGCCCCATTATAATCTCGTAGTAATCAAACAGGGCAAGCATCCGGCTGATGCTTTTGGCGGACAGGAAGGCAGTAAGCAGGCCGTCACGTTCTCCCATATAGTAAGCCCGGACAACTGCGCCGGCACGCTCCTGCTTATCGGCAATGGCTGTTTGCTGTGCCGCTGCCTGCTCCTTCAGCCCGGCAGCTTTACGCGCTAACGTCTGCTGCTCTGCCGTAATCCGGACAATCTCGCGTTCAATTTCTGCAGAAGAGAGGGTCTGCTCCAGCAGTCTGCGGGTCTCTTCATTATCCGGGATCGAAGGCGCTGCGGTGCTGGCCCCGGTATCAGGACCGGCGGCAGACAAATACACAGGCGGAGGCAGCAGGAGAAGGGTGCAGGTGAGTATGAGCATAATTGTAAATGAACGGCGAAAGGAATTGCGGAATAACACCACATCACCACCTTGAATAAAGTATAAGTCAGGTATGTACTATTAATATGATTCGGCCTGTTAAAATATCATACCCTGTTTTGGCCCCGTGGAACTACAGCCGGACAAACAAAATATCCCCGCAAGCAGATGCTTTACGGGGAGCCCCAATATATAAGTCGGAATTCAAAGTTTCATCCATGACTATGCGTTACAGCGGCAAGCCCATCTGGAAGACCGTCCAATAACTGAAGCCGGTAAAAGTCAGGATCATATAACCCCAGAAGAGCAGAATGTAAGTTTTCTCGGTGAATTTCATGTAGCCAAGGATCACAAAAAATGCGGTCTGCAAAAAGAAAAGCAGGGCCATTTCCGTAAGGTCACCGGCAAAAGCCATAAGTCCGATGACAAGTGTGAAAAATCCCAATACGCGAAACATGCGGTCCAAGAGAAAATCCCCCTTCCAGTATGAATCCGGCTGTAGCTGCTTACTCTCCATTATAACGGCTCACAAAAACACTGTAAACGAATTCATTGAAAAAAATAGAGTTTTTTATAAAAATTATGATTTTTATTATTGACACAAGCTATTCTCTCGGAAATGGAGAATTTATAGCATAACAAGTATGATGTGCGGGCAAATTGGCAATACAATTTAGTATCAAATAGATTCTATGAACTCTGATAGAGGCATAGAAATGGAGTAAGCAGCTTTTATCCCTATTCACCACCCGGCGGAGCTGCCGGTTCTGAAGATGGTTATTTCATGATGTTGTTAGGAGGGTTAGGCTTTATGACAGCCGTTAGACAGGATGCTTGGAGTGCGGAAGATGATCTGATATTGGCAGAAGTAACGCTGCGTCATATCCGTGAAGGCAGTACACAGCTTGCTGCTTTCGAAGAGGTAGGTGAGAAGATCGGCAGAACTTCGGCTGCCTGCGGTTTCCGCTGGAACAGCTGCGTGCGCAAGAGTTACGAGGATGCGATCGGAATTGCCAAAGGCCAGCGGCAGAAGCGGAGTTATTTGAAAAAACAGCCTGCATCCCGGGGGGCGCAGGTAGCCGGGCTGATTCTTGGAGACATTGAAGAGGAATACGGGCGTGCTGAAGGGTTGAGCGAGAACAGCTTATCCGTTGATGCTGTAATCCGGTTTCTCCGGCAATGGAAAGGATCCATTCAGGAGGCTGGCCGCCAGCTGAAGATGCTGGAGCGGGATTTGCGTGAGAAGGAAGATGAATTAACTGAGCTTAGGGCGGAGAATGAACGGTTATCCAAGGAAGTTAATCTCGCCCAGAGTGATTACCGTGTTGTCAATGATGATTACAAGGCGCTGATCCAGATCATGGACCGGGCCCGCAGACTTGCTTTTCTCAATGAAGAGGAAGAGGAAATGAAGACCCGGTTCAAGATGGATGCGAATGGCAATCTGGAACGGATCGAATAGCAGTTGAATCCCGCAAATCCTGCAATCCGGTGCCCGACAGCACTGTGGCTGCAGGATTTTTTGAAAAATAAGAATTTATATGTTTTGGGGACCCGCAAAGTACCTGCGTCAACCTCGAAGCCAAAGCCCCACTTTGTGGGGCTATTTGTTTTGTTTTTGCCTTTGCCGGGACAGGCAGGATATAATTAGGAAAATTATCGGAGGCCGGGAGGTTAGTGCTCGCATGAAGTTCGATATTATTGGTGCCGGATCATTAGGCTTGCTTCTTGCCGGAATGCTAGCAGGTACAGGAGCGGAAGTCAGAGTGTGGTGCCGGAGCCGGCAGCAATGCGTGGAACTGGCCCGCAGCGGCATAACGGTCAGCTATGAAGATGGCAGCGCGGCTGTATCTGTGCCGGGCAGCAGCTTCAAAGCTGAGACTGTGGAGCATTATGCGCAGGCGCAACTGGCCGATCCAGGTGACTGGACACTGCTGACGGTCAAGCAAAAGGTGGTGCACGGGGAATTCAAAGCGCTTCTGTCTCCATTGAAGCACTGCAGGCTGAACATGGTTTGTTTTCAGAACGGCTGGGGACATCTGGACTTGCTCCAGGAGCTGCTTCCAGCGTCTGCAGTATGGGCGGCTGTAACCACAGAAGCAGCCAAAAGAAAAACATTAACAGAGGTTATTCATGCTGGCAGAGGAGAGCTATGTATAGGAAGAAGCAGCCAGTTTACAGCAGATGGGGGGCTGGATGGGCAGAATTCCTTTAATGAAAACGCATTTAGTTTCGTTCAGGCGCTTGCCGCAGCAGGATTTAACGCCTCTCTGTCGAAAGAAGTGGATACCATCATTTACCGGAAGCTCTTAATCAATGCTGTTATTAATCCTCTAACCGCAATCTGGCGGGTCCCAAACGGCGAATTATTGGCATCATCAGAGCGTGTGCAGATTATGAAGGCGCTGTATACAGAGGCAGTACAAGTATACGATGCCAGCGATATCTCTTATGATCCGCATACCTGGGAGGCTATTCTGGAGGTTTGCCGGGCTACAGCGGGCAATATTTCTTCGATGCTGGCCGATGTGCTGGCCTCAAGGGAAACAGAAATCAGCTGGATTAACGGAAGCATTGTAAATATGGGGCTGCGGCGGGGGCTTGAGGTTCCGCTGCACCGCTGGATTTGCGGTCTGGTAGACGGCATGACTGTGAGGGAGAGGTGAGGCTGTTTGGAATTTCTGCGGAATTCGTTCGGCGTCTTTAGCGTTATTCCGATTGTTCCTTTTTTAATTGTATATTTTGCGGGTATCGGTCTCAAAATAGAGAAAAGGAAAATATTTTTACTTGCAATGGATGTAACTACATTATTTTTACTGATGTCGGTGTCCGGTCTGTTTAATATCGTATTTGATTCGACTTTCGGGTTCTATCTTATACTACTTATTGTATTAATATCCGCCGGACTGATTGGCGGTGCGCAAAACCGGCTCAAAGGAAAGGTTGACGGAAAACGGTTATTCCGGGCAGTTTGGCGTCTTGCGTTCTTCTTTTTGGGTGTAAGTTACGTATTATTTATGGTTATAGGCCTCATACAATACATATCACAAGCGATGTAATGTTCCACTGCTCCGGTGAAGCGGCAGCGTCACAAAACTTTAAAGATTTAAAAAAAAGTCGTTTTCAGAAAATATAGCTCTAGATTTTTTTGACCACTGGTTGTATAATCATAAACCATATACCACATTCTATTTAGGGGGAACTGCTAGATGAAGAAGAGTAAAAGTCTTTTGCTCATGTTCGCATTAGTTTTGGTTATCGGCACAGTGCTTGCTGGCTGCGGCGGAAACAACAATGCAAACAGCGGCACTAACGCTGCAGCAACAAATGCAGGCGGCAACACGAACACAGGAAACGCAACTGGTGAAGAGAAGCTTGCTGCTGATCAGACCCTTAGAGTCAACCTGACTGCAGAACCACCTACCTTTGACCCTGCTCAAGCTCAGGACAGCCAAGCAAACACCGTTCTGAAAACTATGTATGAAGGCTTGACACGCATGAATGACGAAACTGGCCAAGCTGAGCCAGGAATTGCTGAAAGCTGGGATATTTCCG encodes:
- a CDS encoding extracellular solute-binding protein — protein: MLRRKNYWLLFAVLLLSLTSLSPSMELDTDDRGYPPRQPLDQSERPPSGEQGDNQSLSIRVSLSTGEFNVLKRISSNYTLSSGVNVLLTNVDTETGAAQLQEELTVGESPDIVMLDGHSIYDLASRGYLLPVDIYQSVPGSTPLTMLLPQMQWNGYDWGVPLDIDPYVLVYSPQRLAELGLAAAPSSLEEWRELLGRLQAEEAGGSYLLAMDTRNPYGYAAVLQSMGGGLLDTTQEEALWTEAARGFFYLTSRFNGEIWDMLQDGKLAVAAVPLSEWKVHGNSTLAVQAPQEREGARIDETVNSRFLALPAQSGSPEAAVKWLAYVTSSSAQLEWLENTDRLPALDELYRSGLPQITRLPFDYGVFLRDEDTPGSEPGGIWSRSAAAAMLLLTGKVDAAGYEAALAGTSE
- a CDS encoding DUF2626 domain-containing protein, whose translation is MDRMFRVLGFFTLVIGLMAFAGDLTEMALLFFLQTAFFVILGYMKFTEKTYILLFWGYMILTFTGFSYWTVFQMGLPL
- a CDS encoding RsfA family transcriptional regulator; its protein translation is MTAVRQDAWSAEDDLILAEVTLRHIREGSTQLAAFEEVGEKIGRTSAACGFRWNSCVRKSYEDAIGIAKGQRQKRSYLKKQPASRGAQVAGLILGDIEEEYGRAEGLSENSLSVDAVIRFLRQWKGSIQEAGRQLKMLERDLREKEDELTELRAENERLSKEVNLAQSDYRVVNDDYKALIQIMDRARRLAFLNEEEEEMKTRFKMDANGNLERIE
- a CDS encoding 2-dehydropantoate 2-reductase — protein: MKFDIIGAGSLGLLLAGMLAGTGAEVRVWCRSRQQCVELARSGITVSYEDGSAAVSVPGSSFKAETVEHYAQAQLADPGDWTLLTVKQKVVHGEFKALLSPLKHCRLNMVCFQNGWGHLDLLQELLPASAVWAAVTTEAAKRKTLTEVIHAGRGELCIGRSSQFTADGGLDGQNSFNENAFSFVQALAAAGFNASLSKEVDTIIYRKLLINAVINPLTAIWRVPNGELLASSERVQIMKALYTEAVQVYDASDISYDPHTWEAILEVCRATAGNISSMLADVLASRETEISWINGSIVNMGLRRGLEVPLHRWICGLVDGMTVRER
- a CDS encoding DUF3397 domain-containing protein: MEFLRNSFGVFSVIPIVPFLIVYFAGIGLKIEKRKIFLLAMDVTTLFLLMSVSGLFNIVFDSTFGFYLILLIVLISAGLIGGAQNRLKGKVDGKRLFRAVWRLAFFFLGVSYVLFMVIGLIQYISQAM